The Alteribacter populi genomic sequence ACTTTGGAATGCTTTGAAAAATGGTCAATTACAAACGTTAGGCTCTGACCAATGTTCCTTTGATTTTAACGGTCAAAAGGATTTAGGCAGAGGAGATTTCACGAAAATTCCAAATGGGGGACCGATCATCGAAGATAGGATAAGTTTACTTTTTTCTGAGGGAGTAAATAAAGGACGAATAACGTTAAATCAATTTGTTGATATAACGTCAACAAGAATCGCTAAATTGTTCGGACTATTCCCACAAAAAGGAACAGTTTCTGTCGGAGCAGATGCTGATCTTGTTATTTTTGATCCAAATGCGGAAAGAACGATATCTGCAGAAACTCACCACATGGCTGTGGATTATAACCCGTTTGAGGGCATAAAAGTTACGGGACAACCAGTTACGGTATTATCACGCGGTGAGTTTGTGATTCGTGATAAGCAATTTGTAGGAAAACCAGGTAATGGACAATACTTAAAGCGTGAAAAATATAACCCTAAGCAAAAGGAAATTCAAAAATTAACAAAGTAACACCTGTTAATTAGGACTAGTACAATAAGAAAAGTGCAAGGCGCCCGCATACCCGACGAAATGCAAATGTTCTGTCCGATAAAAAAGTGCTTTCTACTTTTAATCGGTCAGGTTATTTGACACAAGCCGATGGCGCCTAGATCTAGACATTGAAACGTAAATTTTAATACTTTATGAACTTTAAATAAAAAACAAAAACACAACCTCTAGTAAATTTTAATAACAATAGCTTGGCGTAAACCTATATGGTTAAGCCAAGCTATTGTAAAGACCTTTAAAGAACCACATGTCATGTAAAAAGGTTTTTATAAGAGGATGTTCAAAAAGTCCGGGAAAAATAGCTATCGAATATCTGCGTCACCTTACTTTTACACTCCTCACTTATTTAAAGCATACGTTCCGGTGCTCAAAGTGGCGCTTTCTTGAATTTCTCGGCTCTTTTGTTCTCCTTTTGAACACACACTTTAATGGTGAGGGGTGTTGGGATGAGTAAAAAGGATCGTTATCTAAAGTCACCTGATCTATTACCTGTAAGTCACGCCGGCAAGAAAATTAGTTCATTTGGATTTATGATCATGTGGGTAGGGATGGCAGTCGTACTCGCTGCCTTTGCGATTGGGGGAGCCGGTGTTCAAAGTTTACCTTTAGGTTGGGTGATCGTTGCTGGTTTTGTTGGATGTATTGCAATCGGTTTATTTATTACGGTTATAGGTGATATTGGCATTGAACATGGCCTTTCTTTCCCAGTCTATATGAGAGCACCATTCGGAACGGTAGGAACACATATCCCCTCTGTTGTACGTGGTTTAACAGCCTCATTCTGGTTTGGAATTAATACATTCTTTGGCGCTACAGCAATTAATGGAATACTTTTTGTGTTATTTTCATTTGATAATTGGTTCCTCTGTTTTATTATTTTCGCTATAGCACAGCTATTAAATACCGCACTTGGAATTAAAGCTATTGAACGTTTTGCGGATTTAGCTGCCCCTATTATAATCATCATCTCCATTTGGATCTATAGTACACTATCAGGACGTGCCCTTGAACAAGGAAGAGATGTCTGGGTATGGGTTGAAACTCCAGTAACTGGAGTCGCAGCAACAACAGCCTTTTTTATTATCGTCTTTAGTGTCATGGGTTTTTGGGCAACTCTTGCAGCAGACATCCCCTCCATTTCACGTTTTATAAAAGCACCTAAATATGAAAGAAATTGGTTAAAACGAAATAAGTCGTCTCTACTTGGCAGTGTCGTTGCTATGCCACTGGCACAAACATTTATCATCGTCATCGGTGCAGTTTCATATATTGCGGTATCAGATTATGACCCAATAGTTGCCCTTCAAGAAGCAGCAGGAGGAATTGTATTAGTCATTTTACTTGTTATGATTGTGTTTGCCCAGTGGTCGACAAATATAGCAGCCAACTTAGTTCCAGCTGCAACAATTTTCTCAAACGTCGGTGGTCCGAAAGTTCCGTATTGGGCAGGGGTGTTCATGGCTGGGATTGCTGGTACAGTAGTTCAACCTTGGAATTTGTTTGATATATTAATTCCTTTGTTATTAATAGTAGGGGGGATATTATCAGCGATTGTCGGTATTTTATTTACCGATTACTACATCCTCAGAAAACGAAGAGTCAATGTACATGATTTGTATAATGTAAAAGGGCAGTACAGATATTTAAATGGTTTTAACGTCGCCGGTTTCATTGCTTGGATTCTTGGCGGTATCGCAGCTTACTTTCTAGCAAACTATTCATTCATTGTTGGTTTTATTGTCGGGGGTGGAAGTTACTATCTACTGGCAAAATACTGGTGGTTCAATAAATACAAACAATCAGAAATTGAAGATCCCGATGATGAAAAATATTTAGGAATTACAGTTGGGAGAGACTGGGATATAGAAGAAGCAGAGCAGAAGGAACAAACAATTCTACCCAATATCTCATCAACTGAAAAAAATGTATAAACACTAAATTAATTAAGGATAGGTGGGGAGCGATCTATGTCATCTTATAACGAGTTTATTTCGGAAAGAGATAAAATTGATTTTTTAATTGATCAAGGGTATCAAATAAAAGCAGTTACGGAAAATTTAAGTGGAGCATTTGTTGAATTTGAGAAAATTAAGAAAAAACAGGTGGAGGGGAAGCAGGAAACTCGAACATTGCATATTTTAAATGCAGATGCTAGAAAATATTTTTCAACGTTAATTATAAAACAACAGCAGCTCTAACGAAATATAATTTTAAAAAGGATGTTTTTGAAATGAAATGCTCTTGTTGAGCGTTAGGCAAGCTAATGCTTGCCTAACGCATAGCGTGACAGTTTTTCAACTCAAACGATGTTACGGACAAATGAATTTGTCCTCCACCATCATTTGAGTTGAAAAACACGCTCAAAAAAAATAAGCTTTGAGGTAGAATTTTAGGAAAATATTCACTTACTACTTATATCTTATAAACAGGGAATCCCTGTTTTTTTTGTTTAAAGAGGATATTAAAAAAGTCCGGGAAAAATAGCTGGCGAATTTCTGTGTCATCTTATTTTTCCACTCCTCACGTATTAAAAGCATACGTCCGGTGCTCAAAGTGGCCCTTCCTTGAACTTCTCGGCTCTTTTTGTCCTCCTTTTTGAACAGACACTTAAAATGAATATTCCCAAAATTCTTATCAATTACTACTTTCCATACTATAATAGAAATCATAGTTTAACCTAAATCTTATCTCACTTTTAAGGAAGTGCTTTTAAAATGAAATCCTATTTAACAATAAGTGAAATATTAAAAAGAAAGTACTTTGAAAATATTGAAGTTGTTGCTGGTATTAAAGGGTTACAAAGGCCAGTAAAGTGGGTTCACGTAGTAGAGGTCATTAAGATAAAAAAACTGTTAAATGGGAATGAGCTAATTCTAACAACAGGTTTAGGTTGGAAAAAGAATAGTCATTTGTTTAAGTATTTGCTTGAACAACTTATTGAATGCAATGCTTCAGGTTTATGTATTGAAAAAGGAACAAACACCTCATCCATTCCTCGAGAAATTATTGATCTAGCTAATAAACATCAGTTTCCAATTATCATCTTTCATGAAGAAGTACCATTTGTAGAAATTACACAAGACATTCATTCATTACTTATTAACAAACAATATCAAATGATTTCAGACTTAGAAGACTATTCTCAGCAATTAAATAAAAAATTACTCGAAATTGACCACTATGAAGAAATTCTAAAGTTTTTTCACCACTATTTAGATGTGCAAATTATCGCTATATTTAACTTGGATGAAATAAAGTTTATCCCGGAAATACCTAGAGAAGAAAGGGATCAACTCTTAAGACATGTAAATGGAGATGAAAGTAAAAATAAGCAACAAATCGCAAGGCAGCCGGTTCAAATTTTAGGAAACCAATATGCCGAGTTAATTATCGTTACTCACACACGAGAATTTACTGAGTTTGACTATTTACTTCTTGACCGTACAACCACTGCCCTTGCACAACATTTATTACGAAATTTATTTGTCGAAGAGAAACAAAGAATGGAAGAAACAGAATGGATGCTTGATTGGCTTGAAGGCCTACACAGCGAGGAAGACATCCGCGAATATCTGTCCTATCACCAATCTGAGTTACAACTAAGCGGTGGTATTGTTTGTGTGTGTAAATTAAATACAAATAGGTCCAGGAATATAGATAGCACATACTTTAAATTACTTTTTCGAACCATTTTTGAACAATATGGGTTTTATACTTATTCTACAGAGGTCAGGAACCAACTTGTATTTATTTTAGTTAATCAACGAATCCCTACAAATTGGAAACCAAGAATGATCAAAGGCTTTTCTCGTATCAAAAATACCAATTCAACTAAACTTGAAATCTCGTCTATTTCATTTGGAGTCGGGAAA encodes the following:
- a CDS encoding NCS1 family transporter, translating into MSKKDRYLKSPDLLPVSHAGKKISSFGFMIMWVGMAVVLAAFAIGGAGVQSLPLGWVIVAGFVGCIAIGLFITVIGDIGIEHGLSFPVYMRAPFGTVGTHIPSVVRGLTASFWFGINTFFGATAINGILFVLFSFDNWFLCFIIFAIAQLLNTALGIKAIERFADLAAPIIIIISIWIYSTLSGRALEQGRDVWVWVETPVTGVAATTAFFIIVFSVMGFWATLAADIPSISRFIKAPKYERNWLKRNKSSLLGSVVAMPLAQTFIIVIGAVSYIAVSDYDPIVALQEAAGGIVLVILLVMIVFAQWSTNIAANLVPAATIFSNVGGPKVPYWAGVFMAGIAGTVVQPWNLFDILIPLLLIVGGILSAIVGILFTDYYILRKRRVNVHDLYNVKGQYRYLNGFNVAGFIAWILGGIAAYFLANYSFIVGFIVGGGSYYLLAKYWWFNKYKQSEIEDPDDEKYLGITVGRDWDIEEAEQKEQTILPNISSTEKNV
- a CDS encoding PucR family transcriptional regulator; this translates as MKSYLTISEILKRKYFENIEVVAGIKGLQRPVKWVHVVEVIKIKKLLNGNELILTTGLGWKKNSHLFKYLLEQLIECNASGLCIEKGTNTSSIPREIIDLANKHQFPIIIFHEEVPFVEITQDIHSLLINKQYQMISDLEDYSQQLNKKLLEIDHYEEILKFFHHYLDVQIIAIFNLDEIKFIPEIPREERDQLLRHVNGDESKNKQQIARQPVQILGNQYAELIIVTHTREFTEFDYLLLDRTTTALAQHLLRNLFVEEKQRMEETEWMLDWLEGLHSEEDIREYLSYHQSELQLSGGIVCVCKLNTNRSRNIDSTYFKLLFRTIFEQYGFYTYSTEVRNQLVFILVNQRIPTNWKPRMIKGFSRIKNTNSTKLEISSISFGVGKFVHNLRDIHKSYRAAKETLLLQNTLSEGSKSYFYDDLHLYHIISLINKHSDLHEIIMEYLEPVIDYDKKYNGALMETLKTYLACNGSKQETAKKLFIVRQTLYHRIEKLEKLLGDNFMSPEKRLVIEFMTIAYNYLFTLGDKNNE